In Buchnera aphidicola (Macrosiphum gaurae), the following proteins share a genomic window:
- a CDS encoding YbaB/EbfC family nucleoid-associated protein produces the protein MFTKGGLGNLMKQAQQMQEKMAKIQEEIAQMEVTGEAGAGLVKVTINGAHNCRRVEVDPSLLQDDKDMLEDLAAAAFNDATRRISEVQKKKMSAISTGMQLPTGFNLPV, from the coding sequence ATGTTTACTAAGGGTGGTTTAGGTAATTTAATGAAACAAGCACAACAAATGCAAGAAAAAATGGCAAAAATACAAGAAGAAATAGCTCAAATGGAAGTAACAGGAGAAGCGGGAGCTGGATTAGTAAAAGTGACTATTAATGGAGCGCATAATTGTAGACGTGTTGAAGTAGATCCTAGTTTGCTTCAAGATGACAAAGATATGCTAGAAGATTTAGCAGCAGCTGCATTTAACGATGCCACAAGAAGAATTTCTGAAGTGCAAAAAAAGAAAATGTCTGCTATATCTACAGGAATGCAATTACCTACTGGATTTAATCTTCCTGTTTAA
- a CDS encoding SmdA family multidrug ABC transporter permease/ATP-binding protein produces the protein MKLFNQLRWFFVREWKRYLGAISLLIIIAILQLLPPKIVGILIDLIIKKNLHGLQTLPYISIILLVAIIVYILRCLWRILLFGASYQLATELRVKLYSYLSQQSQIFFLKNRTGDLIARATNDVDRIVFAAGEGVLTFVDSLVMGCSVLIVMSVQISFLLTIIALIPMPIMAILIKKYGKELHQNFRHAQIAFSLLNNQTQEMLTSIRMIRAFGLEKNQSSRFNIIVTDTGKKNMEVAKIDARFDPVIYLSVAFSNLLAIIGGGWLVWNNQITIGQLTSFIMYLGLMIWPMLALAWMFNIVERGSAAWDRIHSIINKELYIKDGNKTIPPYPGTLSIKIKKFYYPDNQIPSLKNINILLKPGNTLGICGPTGSGKSTLLKLIQRQFNFNKKEIFYHSSSLLELKIDDWRSRIAVVNQTSFLFSESIANNIALGKTNASQKEIETAAKLADIHKDILYLPEKYETQVGERGVMLSGGQKQRICIARALLLNTEILILDNALSAVDSQTENNILKNINKWKKKGHSLIITAHRLSALIDADEIIVIKDGSIIQRGNHLKLIQEENWYKSMFHYQKLAVELEDN, from the coding sequence GTGAAATTGTTTAATCAATTAAGATGGTTTTTCGTACGAGAATGGAAAAGATATTTAGGAGCAATTTCATTATTAATAATAATTGCTATTCTACAATTATTACCGCCTAAAATAGTTGGTATTTTAATAGACTTAATCATCAAAAAAAATCTGCATGGTTTGCAAACATTACCATATATTTCGATTATTCTTTTAGTTGCTATAATTGTATATATATTACGTTGTTTATGGAGGATATTATTATTTGGTGCTTCCTATCAATTAGCTACAGAACTTCGAGTAAAATTGTATTCCTACCTGAGTCAACAAAGTCAAATATTTTTTTTAAAAAATAGAACTGGGGATTTAATAGCTAGAGCAACTAATGATGTCGATCGTATTGTTTTTGCTGCAGGAGAAGGTGTTTTAACATTTGTTGATTCATTAGTTATGGGTTGTTCTGTTTTAATAGTTATGAGTGTTCAAATTAGTTTTTTATTAACAATAATCGCTTTAATACCTATGCCAATCATGGCTATATTAATAAAGAAATACGGAAAAGAATTACATCAAAATTTTCGTCATGCTCAAATTGCTTTTTCTTTACTAAATAATCAGACACAAGAGATGCTAACAAGTATTCGCATGATTAGAGCTTTTGGATTAGAAAAAAATCAATCAAGTAGATTTAACATCATTGTAACTGATACAGGAAAAAAAAACATGGAAGTAGCTAAAATAGATGCTCGTTTTGACCCAGTTATTTATTTGTCAGTAGCCTTTTCCAATTTGTTAGCCATTATAGGCGGAGGATGGTTAGTATGGAATAATCAGATTACTATAGGACAATTAACTAGCTTTATAATGTATCTCGGATTAATGATTTGGCCAATGTTAGCACTTGCATGGATGTTTAATATAGTTGAAAGAGGAAGTGCAGCATGGGATAGAATACATTCTATTATAAATAAAGAGCTATATATTAAAGATGGAAATAAAACAATTCCACCATATCCTGGTACATTAAGCATTAAAATTAAAAAATTTTATTATCCTGATAATCAAATCCCATCGTTAAAAAATATAAATATTCTTCTAAAACCTGGTAATACTCTAGGTATTTGTGGTCCTACAGGATCTGGAAAAAGCACTCTTTTAAAACTTATTCAACGACAATTTAATTTTAATAAAAAAGAGATTTTTTATCATTCTTCATCATTATTAGAACTAAAAATTGATGATTGGAGGAGTCGAATTGCAGTTGTAAATCAAACTTCTTTTTTATTTTCAGAAAGTATAGCTAATAATATTGCTTTAGGAAAAACTAATGCATCTCAAAAAGAAATTGAAACAGCAGCAAAATTAGCTGATATACATAAAGATATTCTCTATTTACCAGAAAAATATGAAACTCAAGTAGGAGAACGTGGTGTCATGTTATCTGGTGGTCAAAAACAGCGTATTTGCATAGCACGAGCATTGTTATTAAATACAGAGATATTAATATTAGACAATGCACTTTCTGCTGTTGATTCTCAAACTGAGAATAATATATTAAAAAATATTAATAAATGGAAAAAAAAGGGACATTCATTAATTATTACAGCACATCGTCTATCTGCATTAATTGATGCAGACGAAATCATAGTAATAAAAGATGGTTCAATTATACAAAGAGGAAATCATTTAAAATTAATTCAAGAAGAAAATTGGTATAAATCTATGTTCCATTATCAAAAATTAGCAGTTGAACTTGAGGATAACTAA
- a CDS encoding DNA polymerase III subunit gamma/tau C-terminal domain-containing protein: MNNTTNLLLKNKNELFENQRKIISLEQKRKKKKYVKKINLIFNKNNYQSKTLINKNIIIKLQEKIKQIDPWYKKICELKNLTGNLKKLAMHTSYKNTSTCWYIYLNDKKKHLIQNNAWLTFKKELHKITEKDIRLIIEKKKINILTPYEWFHKIYQEGIFKEYLLLQQDPNIEVLKKFFNIDFAKHNINLI, translated from the coding sequence ATGAATAATACAACAAATTTATTATTAAAAAATAAAAATGAACTATTTGAAAACCAAAGAAAAATCATATCTTTAGAACAGAAAAGAAAGAAAAAAAAATATGTAAAAAAAATTAATTTAATATTTAATAAAAATAATTATCAGTCAAAAACTTTAATTAATAAAAACATAATAATAAAATTACAAGAAAAAATTAAACAAATAGATCCTTGGTATAAAAAAATATGTGAATTAAAAAATCTAACAGGAAATTTAAAAAAATTAGCTATGCATACTTCATATAAAAATACTTCAACATGTTGGTATATATATTTGAATGATAAAAAAAAACATCTGATACAAAATAATGCATGGCTAACTTTTAAAAAAGAACTTCATAAAATAACTGAAAAAGATATTCGATTGATTATAGAAAAAAAAAAAATAAACATATTAACTCCTTATGAATGGTTTCATAAAATATATCAAGAAGGAATATTCAAAGAATATTTATTATTACAACAAGATCCTAACATTGAAGTATTAAAAAAATTTTTTAACATAGACTTTGCAAAACATAATATCAATCTAATTTAA
- the dnaX gene encoding DNA polymerase III subunit gamma/tau has translation MNYQILARKWRPQYFQDIIGQKHIITAIANGLSLGRIHHAWLLSGTRGIGKTTIARLLAKSLNCQNGISSYPCRKCIVCKEIEKGFCLDVLEIDGASRTKVEDMREILDNMHYAPTKSRFKVYIIDEVHMLSRHSFNALLKTLEEPPEHVKFILATTDIDRIPKTIISRCLYFKLQIISEEEIFNFLKYILIKESINPDVYSLKKISYHAKGSIRDALNLLEHAINLGNGQIYIKNVIEMLGIPPEKYSFLLTDAVLKKDSKKIMLLLNKISTIGVEWEEVLIEMLRFLYHISVSQSFPLIWEKFFTEKYKCYIQKISKNIKKENVDLCYQILLNGRKELKFAPSQKIGVEICLLRAITTIKKNE, from the coding sequence ATGAATTATCAAATATTAGCACGAAAATGGCGTCCACAATATTTTCAAGACATCATCGGTCAAAAACATATTATAACTGCTATAGCTAATGGATTGTCTCTCGGTCGTATTCATCATGCGTGGTTATTATCTGGAACTAGAGGAATTGGAAAAACAACAATTGCTCGATTACTTGCTAAAAGTTTAAATTGTCAGAATGGTATTTCATCATATCCTTGCAGAAAATGTATTGTTTGTAAAGAAATAGAAAAAGGATTCTGTTTAGACGTGCTTGAAATAGATGGAGCTTCACGTACTAAAGTAGAAGATATGCGAGAAATTTTAGATAATATGCATTATGCCCCTACTAAAAGCCGTTTTAAAGTATATATAATTGATGAAGTACACATGCTTTCTCGTCATAGTTTTAATGCACTTCTTAAAACACTTGAAGAACCTCCTGAACATGTAAAATTTATTTTAGCAACAACAGATATAGATCGCATCCCTAAAACTATTATTTCTCGTTGCCTGTATTTTAAATTACAGATAATATCTGAAGAGGAAATTTTTAATTTTTTAAAATATATTCTAATTAAAGAATCTATTAATCCTGATGTATATTCTTTAAAAAAAATTTCTTATCATGCCAAAGGCAGTATACGAGATGCATTAAATTTACTAGAACATGCTATAAATCTCGGAAACGGTCAGATTTATATAAAAAATGTAATAGAAATGTTAGGCATCCCACCTGAAAAATACTCTTTTCTATTAACTGATGCAGTTTTAAAAAAAGATTCAAAAAAAATAATGTTATTATTAAATAAAATAAGTACTATAGGAGTAGAATGGGAAGAAGTTTTAATAGAAATGTTACGTTTTTTATATCATATTTCTGTATCACAATCTTTTCCATTAATATGGGAGAAATTTTTTACTGAAAAATATAAGTGTTATATTCAAAAAATATCTAAAAATATTAAAAAAGAAAATGTTGATTTGTGTTATCAAATATTACTAAATGGACGAAAAGAACTAAAATTTGCTCCAAGTCAAAAAATAGGAGTAGAAATATGTTTATTACGTGCAATCACTACAATAAAAAAAAATGAATAA
- a CDS encoding SmdB family multidrug efflux ABC transporter permease/ATP-binding protein: protein MDHLIEFWPILKRLLIYVKPYKKKLTLAFFLLISGSISEVLGPILIGYFINNILSKHQLHLLTILTIIVLFIILQILSVFMNYFQSILFNKIAVKSINKLREDVMYAALRQPISEFDSQPIGQMISKVTNDTEAVKELYDTVAPILFRSILLIFIILFAMFILEWHMAIVALFILPLVIILMLIYQYYSTPLLRKVRYYLADINNKFNETINGMNVIQQFRQQHRFEQKIKKSSHLHYMSRMKILRLDGFLLRPLLSLLSAVILCNFMLLFSFLPTGAFEVGILYAFITYLGRLNEPLIAITIQQSVLQQSIVAGERIFSLIDSPKQKYGNSKKLLKSGKINIKNISFNYSNCEKNILENINIDIASKSFIAFVGHTGSGKSTLANLLMGYYPLKHGKIYLDDRSIDSISHCVLRKNILMVQQDPIVLSDTVFYNITLGREISEEKVWRILNTVHLSQLVKSMPKGIYSLLGEEGNNLSVGQKQLLAIARILVAYPKVLILDEATANIDSGTEKLIQKTLLSIRKNCTLIVIAHRLSTIVEADSIVVLNKGKVIELGTHKQLLDKKKCYWKMYKFQSSKF from the coding sequence ATGGATCATTTAATTGAGTTTTGGCCAATTTTAAAACGTTTGTTAATATATGTCAAACCTTATAAAAAAAAATTAACTTTGGCGTTTTTTTTACTTATAAGTGGGTCAATATCAGAAGTTTTAGGGCCTATTTTAATAGGTTATTTTATTAATAATATCTTATCTAAACATCAATTACATTTATTGACAATATTAACTATAATTGTATTGTTTATAATATTACAAATATTATCAGTTTTCATGAACTATTTTCAAAGTATTTTATTTAATAAAATAGCAGTAAAAAGTATTAATAAATTGCGTGAAGATGTTATGTATGCTGCATTGAGACAACCTATCAGTGAATTTGATTCTCAACCTATTGGACAAATGATTTCAAAAGTAACTAACGATACTGAAGCAGTTAAAGAATTATATGATACCGTAGCACCTATATTATTTCGTAGTATATTATTAATTTTTATTATATTATTTGCAATGTTTATTCTTGAATGGCACATGGCAATTGTAGCTTTATTCATTTTGCCATTAGTCATTATCCTTATGTTGATTTATCAATATTATAGTACTCCGCTCTTGCGAAAAGTAAGATACTACCTAGCTGATATTAACAATAAATTCAATGAAACTATTAATGGAATGAATGTAATTCAACAATTCCGTCAACAACATAGATTTGAACAAAAGATAAAAAAAAGCAGTCATTTACATTATATGTCGCGGATGAAAATATTAAGATTAGATGGTTTTTTATTAAGACCATTACTTAGTTTATTATCTGCTGTAATATTGTGTAACTTTATGCTCTTATTTAGTTTTTTGCCAACTGGAGCATTTGAAGTAGGTATATTGTATGCATTTATTACTTATCTTGGAAGGTTGAATGAACCTTTAATTGCTATTACTATTCAGCAATCAGTATTACAACAATCTATTGTTGCAGGAGAAAGAATTTTTTCACTAATAGATTCACCAAAACAAAAATATGGCAACAGTAAAAAGCTTTTAAAAAGTGGAAAAATAAATATTAAAAATATTAGTTTTAACTATAGCAACTGTGAAAAAAACATACTAGAAAATATTAATATTGATATTGCTTCTAAAAGTTTTATTGCATTTGTAGGACATACTGGTAGTGGAAAAAGTACACTAGCCAACTTGCTAATGGGGTATTATCCTTTAAAACATGGAAAAATATATTTAGATGATAGGTCTATTGATTCAATAAGTCATTGTGTCTTAAGAAAAAATATATTAATGGTACAACAAGATCCAATAGTTCTCTCAGATACTGTTTTTTATAATATCACATTGGGAAGAGAAATATCTGAAGAAAAAGTTTGGAGAATATTAAATACAGTTCATCTTTCACAGTTAGTCAAATCTATGCCAAAAGGTATATATTCTCTATTAGGGGAAGAAGGTAATAATTTATCTGTTGGTCAAAAACAATTACTAGCTATTGCTAGAATACTAGTTGCATATCCTAAAGTACTTATATTAGATGAAGCTACTGCCAACATTGATTCTGGTACGGAAAAACTAATTCAAAAAACATTGTTGTCCATACGGAAAAATTGTACTTTAATAGTAATTGCTCATAGACTTTCGACAATTGTTGAAGCAGACTCAATTGTAGTTTTAAACAAAGGAAAAGTGATTGAATTAGGAACACATAAACAATTATTAGACAAAAAAAAATGCTATTGGAAAATGTATAAATTTCAATCATCCAAATTTTAA